The proteins below are encoded in one region of Panulirus ornatus isolate Po-2019 chromosome 4, ASM3632096v1, whole genome shotgun sequence:
- the LOC139746264 gene encoding uncharacterized protein produces MSNSAGEMAKGDAQACEMARGVAQPYDIPRSDHPPFDMTRYVSQSSDMVRGTYQTFDMGKGAHQPYEMPRGVAHPFEMARGVASPFEMPRTVPQTFEMSRGVHQSFDIPRGVAQQYDMTRGVAQPFEMPRGNTPYDMARVPQNYDMARGNETYDMPRTQPYEMARGGVQQPIDMARGGLELVHPYDYAKGYHQQQQQCSEPHSATAPPKTDAPQPMADTHHGLEVPMEMPKTAPQPTVKSKGGNQKGGSHPFDFAKGYAQQLEMAKRAAQSAIQAKVQAQKARLEAEQAEKAKREAEDADRAKREAEVEKAKVATQPSEILKLYAQQLEMMKNAAKPSEIAKMYARQLETAKHNTSRSAKSRKSGPYTERGRRGKTPAPSGDTAPQSSEGRSCQSGVQSNGRPEDVDSDDSDDRQSEESKGDPPPFEMAKYLAQLSKMKTGATSSEKDVSEVEEEGDMEHQEPDTLKGDLPPSATEAAKALALPFPLELIKNLGLPFGMGVSAVGGARAKRDRQELTIANKAKLIEQVEARGAKKKADIAREWGLRPSTLSTIMKNKDRIMTQFKSQRYAAGRRRMRTAAYPDVEEALLTWFRYARAANIPITGPILQGMGVTLAQELGHPEFSCSVGWLDRFKARHGLSFNPKNSQEMGGGTFNEPPDRQPTPLPPAPAEPGSDSENSPTSWFPPSMPAVETAALEAVDGSSGAWLSGPVPNLGAASAAETQEQLNKLFPIGAIEPPAPPSEDLTSTWLYDTVPSLLRHNKPRDIFSASEAALFYNLLPDRSLTMKEEEGHRWAWVKERLTLMVAVNMDGSEKLPLLVIGQMKDPKASRNVETLPLPYEANDSAMMTSTIFEGWVRQLDEQYQNLNRNIVVLVDTCSAHPNLESLSNVQLTFLPPDTTSKLQPVEQGVIQNLKTFYRRSVLERLIECRERGREYDVTLLEALELLQTAWKQIKPELVVNSFKQAGLEQLLDPDETEQLGVEDEHALLERARRSGIDIPGEVTFESYLNIDSRVQTKMEQGEDGSMDAEHTLAEELEAGNGGGSTIPSEAMQALATLRKFIQEQRGPNHFLNPLAEMEGWVARHIVKPEVSFVSE; encoded by the coding sequence ATGTCGAATTCTGCAGGCGAAATGGCGAAGGGTGATGCTCAGGCTTGTGAAATGGCCAGAGGCGTGGCACAGCCCTATGACATCCCACGGAGTGACCACCCACCCTTTGATATGACCAGGTATGTGTCACAGTCGTCAGACATGGTCAGGGGGACATACCAGACCTTCGACATGGGCAAGGGTGCTCACCAGCCTTATGAAATGCCGAGGGGCGTCGCACATCCATTTGAAATGGCTAGAGGCGTAGCGTCACCGTTTGAAATGCCCAGAACTGTTCCGCAGACGTTCGAAATGTCCAGGGGTGTTCACCAGTCGTTTGACATACCCCGGGGTGTTGCTCAGCAATATGACATGACCAGAGGTGTCGCTCAGCCATTTGAAATGCCAAGAGGTAATACACCGTACGACATGGCCAGAGTACCTCAGAATTACGACATGGCGAGAGGCAACGAAACCTACGACATGCCCCGGACGCAGCCGTACGAGATGGCGAGAGGCGGGGTGCAGCAGCCGATTGACATGGCTCGCGGCGGTCTGGAGCTAGTTCATCCTTACGACTACGCCAAGGgctaccaccagcagcagcagcagtgctctGAGCCCCACTCCGCCACCGCCCCGCCCAAGACAGACGCACCACAGCCCATGGCTGATACCCACCATGGGCTGGAGGTACCCATGGAGATGCCTAAGACTGCCCCGCAGCCGACCGTAAAGTCAAAGGGCGGTAACCAGaagggagggagtcatccttTTGATTTCGCCAAGGGTTACGCCCAGCAGCTGGAGATGGCCAAGCGAGCGGCCCAGAGTGCAATACAGGCCAAGGTCCAGGCTCAGAAGGCGAGGCTGGAAGCTGAACAAGCAGAAAAAGCAAAGAGAGAGGCGGAGGACGCAGACAGGGCCAAGCGGGAGGCAGAGGTAGAAAAAGCCAAAGTAGCAACCCAGCCGTCCGAGATCCTTAAGCTTTATGCTCAACAATtagaaatgatgaagaatgcCGCCAAACCTTCTGAAATCGCGAAGATGTATGCCAGGCAGCTTGAGACGGCAAAACATAATACATCCAGATCAGCGAAGAGCAGGAAGTCGGGGCCATACACGGAGCGAGGAAGACGAGGGAAGACGCCAGCCCCTTCTGGTGATACAGCCCCACAGTCCTCGGAGGGTCGATCATGCCAAAGTGGTGTACAGTCTAATGGCAGACCTGAGGACGTGGACTCGGATGATAGTGACGACAGGCAATCTGAGGAAAGTAAGGGAGATCCTCCACCGTTTGAGATGGCAAAATACCTCGCTCAGTTATCTAAAATGAAAACTGGCGCTACGTCATCCGAGAAGGACGTCTCTGAGGTTGAGGAAGAAGGAGACATGGAACATCAGGAACCTGATACACTCAAGGGTGATCTGCCTCCCTCGGCCACAGAAGCAGCAAAAGCTCTGGCACTTCCTTTCCCATTGGAATTAATAAAAAATTTGGGTTTGCCTTTCGGAATGGGAGTGTCGGCAGTTGGAGGCGCCAGAGCCAAGCGTGACAGGCAGGAACTGACTATAGCCAACAAAGCTAAACTAATCGAGCAGGTGGAGGCCAGAGGCGCTAAGAAGAAAGCAGATATAGCGAGAGAGTGGGGCCTGAGACCGTCTACACTCTCCACCATAATGAAGAACAAAGACAGAATCATGACACAGTTTAAGTCACAAAGATACGCAGCTGGACGCAGACGCATGCGTACAGCAGCTTACCCAGACGTGGAGGAGGCCCTTTTGACGTGGTTCAGGTATGCCAGGGCAGCCAACATACCCATCACGGGCCCCATCCTGCAGGGCATGGGTGTCACCTTGGCTCAGGAACTGGGTCACCCAGAGTTTTCATGCAGTGTTGGATGGCTAGATCGTTTTAAAGCTCGACACGGACTCTCGTTTAATCCTAAGAACAGTCAAGAAATGGGAGGCGGCACCTTCAACGAACCGCCAGACCGACAGCCTACCCCCCTGCCGCCTGCCCCAGCAGAGCCTGGCTCAGATTCAGAAAATTCCCCCACTTCATGGTTCCCTCCCTCGATGCCCGCAGTCGAAACGGCCGCTTTAGAGGCCGTGGACGGTTCTTCAGGGGCGTGGCTGTCTGGTCCTGTGCCTAACCTCGGCGCTGCCTCCGCCGCAGAAACACAAGAGCAACTAAACAAGTTGTTTCCAATAGGTGCCATAGAGCCTCCTGCCCCGCCCTCTGAAGACCTTACGAGTACTTGGTTGTACGACACAGTTCCTTCGCTGTTAAGGCACAACAAACCTCGAGATATTTTCAGTGCTAGCGAGGCAGCTCTATTCTACAACCTCCTGCCAGACAGATCTCTAACTATGAAGGAAGAAGAGGGCCACAGGTGGGCGTGGGTTAAGGAAAGACTTACACTGATGGTCGCTGTGAACATGGACGGCAGTGAAAAGCTTCCCTTGTTAGTCATTGGCCAGATGAAAGACCCAAAAGCCTCGCGTAACGTGGAAACACTACCCTTGCCTTATGAAGCCAATGATTCAGCCATGATGACGTCCACTATTTTCGAGGGCTGGGTGCGGCAGCTGGATGAGCAATATCAAAATCTAAATAGAAACATTGTTGTTTTAGTTGACACTTGCTCAGCGCACCCAAACTTAGAAAGCCTAAGTAATGTTCAGCTTACATTCCTTCCACCAGATACTACCTCAAAGCTACAGCCAGTTGAACAAGGTGTTATTCAGAACTTGAAAACCTTCTACCGTCGCTCTGTGTTGGAGAGGCTGATAGAATGTCGCGAGAGAGGACGGGAGTAcgatgtaacattgttggaagcttTGGAGTTACTGCAGACGGCATGGAAGCAGATCAAGCCAGAGCTTGTCGTGAACAGTTTTAAGCAGGCGGGTCTGGAGCAGCTGCTGGACCCGGATGAGACGGAGCAGCTGGGTGTGGAGGACGAGCATGCCCTCCTAGAACGAGCCAGGCGCTCGGGCATCGACATCCCGGGAGAAGTCACTTTCGAGTCCTACCTCAATATTGACAGTCGGGTGCAGACCAAGATGGAGCAGGGCGAGGATGGCTCCATGGACGCGGAGCACACGCTGGCGGAGGAGTTGGAGGCGGGTAATGGAGGTGGTTCTACTATCCCCAGTGAGGCCATGCAAGCCCTAGCAACCTTGCGCAAGTTCATACAGGAACAAAGAGGTCCAAACCACTTTTTGAACCCCCTGGCAGAGATGGAGGGGTGGGTGGCGAGGCATATTGTTAAACCAGAGGTGTCCTTCGTCTCGGAGTGA